Genomic DNA from Cheilinus undulatus linkage group 10, ASM1832078v1, whole genome shotgun sequence:
GGGCTGGCTTTTCACCGTGAACTTGTACCTCAGTTTAACCTTGAGTCAGAGGGGACATTTGTGCAGTGAGAAGAAAATTCTTTAAAGTgtgggtattatgcctttttttcaaggctttacaccatctctgatacccacatagtagcttcacatggtttacagcccAAAACACTCATCATGTTTCTCACACACTGGTGTGTAAGAAACATgatgaaaaacccttattttaacctccgtctaaaatgcttcattttcgctgctgtctctttaaccctCCCTCCCACGAACCTGCTTTCCTCCAACTGGCCGATTTTACAGAGGctgactcaatgttttgtgtccgccccctccaatgtggctatatTGCTATGCTAgcacttgtaaactttgaatgaaccggtccgactgagtaaataTGGTGAAATTTGATATACGTCTGTACGTGTAAGACACGGattctgaccctgatagtttggaaagagagagggggaagaaaaccagcagcagtgaaggatagagcaggacgtatctgtttggtaagtgttcaATTACTGTGTTCCTAAATGGCTTTGATAATGGTGGACTTATCCCTCACCGCATTTAGCAGTGTATTTATCCATCTCTGTTCATCTTGTGGGGGCAGtttgttccgctttgccggcagcacagatgaaccagtcaggagatcctattgctatgacctcatcagttcgctccatcgaaatctcgtctcaggaagatctcggagagattcccaatgaaccgttttcatcagtttatttttagttatcaTCAGTCTTTTCACgttatttaaactttaatctCCACTTGCCCAAAATGAGTTTCTCCTTTGAAGGTGTCACTAATTCTCTTCTGTGAATTCACAACAGCCCAGACATACAGATGAAGAGACAGACAACCCCAAAACACAATCCTTCCACTCCTCCTCTGCCTGGGGTGTGTAGATGCAAAAAcatgaagaggagaggaaaccCAATCAAAGATGAGGAATACTCTAAAATCCAATCAtctcaaaaacatgttttttctttcacagaTTACATGTTCATCAATCCCATGTCAGAAGACCTGATTCAGACTGCTAACAGCACTGGAGAACAGTTAGAGGCCGCATTGACAAAGGTCAAAGAGCAGCTGCAGCAAAGCTACAAgacattaaaacaagagaaagatcAGCTACAGACTAACTACACAAATTTGACTCagagtaaaaataaacttgAGAACAGATACCAATCACTGTCCAAGGACAAAGATGCTTTGCAACTCTGTTGTAATACTACGCAGAGGGACAAGGATCAGCTACAAACAAACTGTAACAGTGTTCAGAACAATCTCAAcaacctgcagagagaaaagaatgACTTACAGACTCAGTTTAACACCATGAGAACAAACAGAGATCAGTTACAGAGGAGTAATGCTGCACTGAAGAGTGAAAAGGACCAGTTGCAAAGCCAGTACAATACTCTGCAGAGGGAGAAAGATCAGCTCAGGAGTGATTACACTAGTTTGGGAGCTGTTAAATATCAGCTAGAGAAGAAGGTTGAAAAAGTAAGAGTTGACCTGACTAAAGAGAAAGACCAACTGCAGCAAAGCTACAACAccataaaacaagagaaagatcAGCTACAAACAAACTTTAACAGTGCTCAGAGAAATCTCAAcaacctgcagagagaaaagaatgACTTACAGACTCAGTGTAACACCATGAGAACAAACAGAGATGAGTTACAGAGGAGTAATGCTGCACTGAAGAGTGAAAAGGACCAGTTGCAAAGCCAGTACAATACTCTGCAGAGGGAGAAAGATCAGCTGAGGAGTGATTACACTAGTTTGGGAACAGTTAAAGATCAGCTAGAGAAGAAGGTTGAAAAAGTAAGAGTTGACCTGACTAAAGAGAAAGACCACCTGCAGCAAAGCTACAACACtataaaacaagagaaagatcAGCTACAAACAAACTATAACAGTGTTCAGAGCAATCTCAAcaacctgcagagagaaaagaacGACTTACAGACTCAGTTTAACACCATGAGAACAAACAGAGATCAGTTACAGAGGAGTAATGCTGCACTGAAGAGTGAAAAGGACCAGTTGCAAAGAAGCAAAGTCAGCTTGCAAAGCCAATTTAATACTCTGCAGAGGGAGAAAGATCAGCTGAGGACCAACTACAACAATTTGACTGAAGTTAGAGATCAGTTACAGCAGAGAGTCATTGCACTAGGTAAGATGTTACTGATAAAAAGTCTGTATAGAGTATGGTGGTGTTTATATGCAGTCAGTGATGATTGGagtctctcttttctctcattaCATAGCCAAACCTTGTCAAGGATGCTGGCTAAAGTTTGGTAGCAGTAGTTTCTATGTTTCAACTCAAAGACGTTCCTGGTCTTCAAGCAGAGACTTCTGCATCTCCAAAGGAGGTCGTCTGGCAATCTTAAACAACAGGAATAAAATGGTAAGGAGGAAGAAAATGTGTTGGATCGGAGAATTAATAAAGCAAAGATGGTTTTGCAGGATCCTTACAAGGCATGCACAGCAccgcattccacattattatgcaaatgaccgttatttttttagaaataaaaacctcaaaattaaCTGTTGTAGAGGTGGGGAAAAAATTGATTCTGAGATGCATCATGATGTAgaggtggaagattctgaatcgATTTACTAATGTCCAATAATTAATAATcgataataatttaaatatttagtaCTGTGGAATCGCAGGAACAGAAAGGTGGAACTCTGACACACAGCGTGTAACAGCAAGATTTGGATTACCAGTAATTTGtctgtgaaaaaggacattttaatgtctttaatttCAGATGTGTTACAGGGAAAGGATGCTGCCACCTTTTGGTCCAGAGCAGTTGTAAATTTCCAGATTACACACATCTTCCTTTAGAAGATAGTGGAAATttaatttctctctttttttctaaacacaaatgtaatgttttattatgttagacacagtgagaacagaaatgtaaaaaaaaaccttaaaattgATTAAGAATCGAATCGTAGCCCTAAGAATCTTGATGGAATCGAATCATGaggtgcctaaagattcccacctctaTTGTTTATATTTCAAACAGTGAAGATTTGACTTTaatcattttgcatgtttcagtGTTGTCATCCTTGTTACATTAACAGACGTTTATCAACGGGTTGATGGGACCAGGTTCACAAGCCTGGATCGGTCTGACTGACTGTGCTAGTGAAGGGACCTGGAAGTGGGTGGATGGGTCCAGAGTCACAGCTACGTAAGTTTTTACAGACAAACCACACAAACTTACATCTTGTCGGATCAGGACACTTAGCAGAACATCCCAAGAGATTCCTGAACTCTTCATCATAGATGTTTATTAAAATGAATCATGTTAACTTGTAATATCTTGTCTCTTTAGCTTCATGACATAGACAAAGCACAGGAAATAAAAATCAGATTCtacataaatcataaaaatcttATCAAATCTATGTTTATAGGCAAAGTAATATTTGTCTACATATataaaaagattttaacatttttattgacaGGGCCACATGGCTGCACAGTTGTTTTCTACTATATTTTGTGCTGTGCACATGCTTTCATTGTACAGTACAGATGTagcaacattttaaactgtgGTTTCAGTATGAGTATTTCAACTTTAACCAATCAACCAGGTCTGTTTATTCAGGAGGTGATGCACTGACAGACTCATTTTGTGCAGAGGCAAAGGTTTTTATagctgactaaaactaacttagttaataaaagtaaaatgtaaaaatcaccccaattaactgaaaataaatagaaaactaagtttttaaaagaaagaagtAAATCTAACTAAAACTGAATTGTGTGCTCAGAAAGCTgactaaaataaagtaaaattagaGGAAACAtgtccttagttttagtttttggcAGCAGCTGACTGAGTAACTTGACCACCAAAGCCTAGGGAGGATAAAATGCTCTGATTTAATTGGAGACTCAGTGGTAGTTTTAGCTcttgagttgtattcaaacatcagctTTGAATGCAACTGAAAAGTGTAGAGTGGCCtaattaatgtgtttttaatactTATGTGGTTTACCTTTCCAGGCCCTTTTGGGTCTCGCCCCCAACAAGGatctaaaaaactaaaactaataaaaatgaaattacaaTGAAGCATTTTCGCAAAATAACAACTAAACAACCAGtcagtaaagacaaaaaaactaaactgaaattgaaaacaaacaataaaagtaaaatgaatgaaaatccaaaactatcatGACCCTGGCAGAGAAGAGAGTCCTTATTTATCAAACTTGTGTAGCAGCTGCACAGATTTGGATGTAGAAATAATCTTGTGAAAAGGTACGTATGTGATTTACGAAACAGGCGTGTCTGGCCAATCACGGTGTACACAGGGTTTTTAAATAACACACTGCTAGATATTCACAGTTAAGCCGACTTTTCCTCCAGAGTTCACAACATGGAGttacaaaatacagcaaaaacacCTGCTCCATTTTTATGGATTCAGGCTCCATGTCAGAGAAGTAAGGGAAATTAAATATTGGTTGTTTTCAGCCTCCAAAGTGACATTAAAGTGAATTAGAAACATTTTGTGTGGAAGGAAATCACTGCTGTTGTTAACAGTGTTGTTGAGGATAACCAAAGTCCAGctgatatttgaatatttagTTTAGACATCCATGATATTTAACTTATATACCATATTATTATAGTTCTTTACAGTTTAGAATGTAATGTGAATGTATGTACATGGCTCAGACCTGGAGTGGGATTTAAGCGTATCGCTCACATACAGATTGATAAATGCCGATCTGTGCCTGAAAATGACAGTACACCCAAATTCCGTGTTTCATAAATTCAGACCATGGGCGTTACCATTAGTGTTGTCCTGTTTGAACATGGTTCATGGGGGGTTGAAAgcttatatttattttttattttttacttgtgcatttagcacatttaaaaaagcacagtCAGATAAAATGACCTTTCCAGGAAAGTTTCTTATCAATCAAGATCCCTAAAAATCTTGTCCATGTGATCTGAGTAATTTTGTTCTTTATcagtatatatttttattaattgtgggttagattttttttcttcccatcatatcatatcaatcataaaattgatttttttttcacatttaaagccaGTTTCTTAGTTTGAAACTATTTAGAATACAATAGAAGGCCATTGTTGACTTCCTTGATGAGAACAGATAAATCTTTGTTTGAGATAAGTAAATTTGTGTCATCTGCAAATGATAATGGACAAACTGTATTAGATACCAATTCAATATCATTTATGTAGATAAGGAACAAAAGAGGTCCTAAAATTGAACCTTGTGGTACCCCACACTGTATCATAGCTTTAgtctacgttcacactgcagtcaaaagTGACCCGAATCAGAATTTTTTGCTCACATTtgactcatatctgatttttttctgactgttgaatctgaccttttcgaaTCAGAATCAGGCCACTTTCGTATGTGGTTCTTAATCAGATATGTGTaggatcttttggaagttgactgcagtgtgaacagccaaagagaaaaatcagatctgagaaaaagatcagaattgagcgttaaggcctgcagtgtgaacgtagccttagATTCCACACCATTAATCCTGGCATACTGGTGTCtatcatttgcataatttttGAGCCACAATATTATCGTCAAACCCATACCTGTACAAT
This window encodes:
- the LOC121516546 gene encoding CD209 antigen-like, whose protein sequence is MDPMEIDDSVRMRKSLTKDGLVTKVDFQGRKPPSRSASVCLGLMCTLLFAANMGQFLYYYMFINPMSEDLIQTANSTGEQLEAALTKVKEQLQQSYKTLKQEKDQLQTNYTNLTQSKNKLENRYQSLSKDKDALQLCCNTTQRDKDQLQTNCNSVQNNLNNLQREKNDLQTQFNTMRTNRDQLQRSNAALKSEKDQLQSQYNTLQREKDQLRSDYTSLGAVKYQLEKKVEKVRVDLTKEKDQLQQSYNTIKQEKDQLQTNFNSAQRNLNNLQREKNDLQTQCNTMRTNRDELQRSNAALKSEKDQLQSQYNTLQREKDQLRSDYTSLGTVKDQLEKKVEKVRVDLTKEKDHLQQSYNTIKQEKDQLQTNYNSVQSNLNNLQREKNDLQTQFNTMRTNRDQLQRSNAALKSEKDQLQRSKVSLQSQFNTLQREKDQLRTNYNNLTEVRDQLQQRVIALAKPCQGCWLKFGSSSFYVSTQRRSWSSSRDFCISKGGRLAILNNRNKMTFINGLMGPGSQAWIGLTDCASEGTWKWVDGSRVTATFWGEGQPNNFKEQDCGQFMYGGQIGEWNDFDCSFIHVFVCEKNM